The following coding sequences are from one Bacteroidia bacterium window:
- a CDS encoding AAA family ATPase codes for MYLEKLSLLNFKNYAEAEFTFSAQINCFSGNNGEGKTNLLDAIHYLSFCKSFFNPIDSQNIRHEESFFMIQGAFVANKERDEIYCAQKRNHKKQFKRNKKEYTRLADHIGLFPVVMISPADAD; via the coding sequence ATGTATTTAGAAAAACTTTCCTTACTCAATTTTAAAAATTACGCTGAAGCGGAATTCACTTTTTCAGCGCAAATCAACTGTTTTTCGGGCAATAACGGAGAAGGAAAAACAAATCTGTTGGATGCCATTCATTATTTATCGTTTTGTAAAAGTTTTTTTAATCCGATTGATAGCCAGAATATTCGCCACGAAGAATCTTTTTTTATGATTCAAGGTGCATTTGTTGCGAACAAGGAGCGCGATGAAATTTATTGTGCTCAAAAACGCAATCATAAAAAACAATTTAAACGGAATAAAAAAGAATACACGCGTTTAGCGGATCATATCGGCTTGTTTCCTGTGGTGATGATTTCTCCAGCAGATGCTGATTT